From the genome of Nitrospinota bacterium, one region includes:
- a CDS encoding cytochrome c, producing MEKGFWRLIGKLTLFVAVLVAGQACTKSDDLHTEENNYWHYCSSCHGREGKGNGMMAHDMPVRPNDHTDARIMSTRTDELLFKTISEGGEATGFDSGMPAHKKFLKKEEIQGLVKYIRKLCNCKYTT from the coding sequence GTGGAAAAAGGTTTTTGGCGCTTGATTGGGAAGCTGACGCTTTTTGTTGCCGTTCTTGTTGCGGGCCAAGCCTGCACCAAAAGCGACGATCTGCACACCGAAGAAAACAACTACTGGCATTATTGCAGCTCCTGCCACGGAAGGGAAGGCAAGGGAAATGGGATGATGGCGCATGATATGCCCGTTCGGCCAAACGATCACACCGATGCGCGGATAATGAGCACACGCACCGATGAGCTTCTCTTCAAGACTATCAGCGAAGGGGGGGAGGCCACCGGCTTTGATTCGGGCATGCCAGCGCATAAAAAATTCCTGAAAAAAGAGGAAATACAGGGGCTGGTAAAATATATCCGCAAACTCTGTAACTGCAAATACACCACATAG